The following proteins are co-located in the Rhea pennata isolate bPtePen1 chromosome 2, bPtePen1.pri, whole genome shotgun sequence genome:
- the DERL1 gene encoding derlin-1, translating to MSDLGDWFRSIPLITRYWFAGSIAVPLIGKLGLVSPVYLFLWPDAFINRFQIWRPITATFFFPVGPGTGFLYLVNLYFLYQYSSRLETGAFDGRPADYMFMLLFNWICIVITGLAMDMQLLMIPLIMSVLYVWAQLNRDMIVSFWFGTRFKACYLPWVILGFNYIIGGSVINELIGNLVGHLYFFLMFKYPMDLGGRNFLSTPQFLYRWLPNRRGGVSGFGVPPASMRRAAEDQQGGGRHNWGQGFRLGDQ from the exons ATGTCGGACCTGGGGGACTGGTTCCGGAGCATCCCGCTGATCACCCGCTACTGGTTCGCCGGCTCTATCGCGGTGCCGCTCATCGGCAAGCTGGGCCTCGTTAGCCCCGTCTATCTCTTCCTCTGGCCCGACGCCTTCATCAACCGCTTCCAG ATCTGGCGTCCAATAACTGCAACTTTCTTCTTCCCAGTGGGACCTGGAACAGGATTTCTCTATTTGGTGAATTTGTACTTCTTGTATCAATATTCGTCACGGTTAGAAACAG GTGCTTTTGATGGAAGACCAGCAGATTACATGTTCATGCTCCTATTTAATTGGATCTGCATTGTT ATAACTGGCTTGGCAATGGACATGCAG TTGCTGATGATCCCTCTCATCATGTCTGTGCTTTATGTTTGGGCCCAGCTGAACAGAGACATGATTGTATCATTTTGGTTTGGAACAAGATTTAAG gCCTGCTACCTTCCATGGGTTATTCTGGGATTCAACTACATCATTGGTGGATC GGTCATCAATGAGCTGATAGGAAATCTGGTTGGACACCTGTATTTCTTCTTAATGTTTAAATATCCGATGGATTTAGGAGGAAGGAATTTTCTGTCCACACCTCAGTTCTT GTACCGCTGGTTGCCCAATAGAAGAGGAGGAGTGTCAGGGTTTGGCGTCCCGCCTGCGAGCATGAGAAGAGCTGCCGAGGATCAACAAGGTGGTGGAAGACACAACTGGGGACAAGGTTTCCGGCTAGGTGACCAGTGA